One part of the Oncorhynchus clarkii lewisi isolate Uvic-CL-2024 chromosome 7, UVic_Ocla_1.0, whole genome shotgun sequence genome encodes these proteins:
- the LOC139412902 gene encoding sodium/potassium-transporting ATPase subunit alpha-1 produces MGRGEGREQYELAATSEQGGKKKNAKAMKKERDMDELKKEVDLDDHKLTLDELNRKYGTDLSKGLSSAKAAENLARDGPNSLTPPPTTPEWVKFCKQMFGGFSMLLWTGALLCFLAYGIQAAMEDEPANDNLYLGVVLSAVVIVTGCFSYYQEAKSSKIMDSFKNLVPQQALVVRDGEKMNINAQQVVVGDLVEVKGGDRIPADLRIISASGCKVDNSSLTGESEPQTRTPDYSNDNPLETRNIAFFSTNCVEGTARGIVINTGDRTVMGRIATLASGLEVGRTPISIEIEHFIHIITGVAVFLGMSFFVLSLILGYSWLEAVIFLIGIIVANVPEGLLATVTVCLTLTAKRMAKKNCLVKNLEAVETLGSTSTICSDKTGTLTQNRMTVAHMWFDNQIHEADTTENQSGTSFDRSSATWAALARVAGLCNRAVFLAEQSGIPILKRDVAGDASESALLKCIELCCGSVQGMRDQYTKVAEIPFNSTNKYQLSVHLNKNEGESKHLLVMKGAPERILDRCSTILIQGKEQPLDDEMKDSFQNAYMELGGLGERVLGFCHFQLPDDQFAEGFQFDCEEVNFPTENLCFVGLMSMIDPPRAAVPDAVGKCRSAGIKVIMVTGDHPITAKAIAKGVGIISEGNETVEDIAARLNIPVNEVDPRDAKACVVHGGDLKDLSAEQLDDILKYHTEIVFARTSPQQKLIIVEGCQRQGAIVAVTGDGVNDSPALKKADIGVAMGISGSDVSKQAADMILLDDNFASIVTGVEEGRLIFDNLKKSIAYTLTSNIPEITPFLFFIIANIPLPLGTVTILCIDLGTDMVPAISLAYEAAESDIMKRQPRNSKTDKLVNERLISIAYGQIGMIQALAGFFTYFVILAENGFLPSRLLGIRVDWDNKFCNDLEDSYGQQWTYEQRKIVEFTCHTAFFASIVVVQWADLIICKTRRNSVFQQGMRNKILIFGLFEETALAAFLSYCPGMGIALRMYPLKPSWWFCAFPYSLLIFIYDEIRKLIIRRSPGGWVERETYY; encoded by the exons ATGGGACGTGGA GAAGGACGGGAACAGTATGAGCTGGCGGCGACCTCTGAGCAGGGAGGCAAGAAGAAGAATGCCAAGGCCatgaagaaggagagggacatgGATGAGTTGAAAAAGGAAGTTGATCTG GATGACCATAAACTGACCCTGGATGAGCTCAACCGCAAATACGGCACCGACCTTAGTAAG GGGTTATCCAGTGCTAAGGCTGCCGAGAACCTTGCCCGTGATGGCCCCAATTCCCTGACCCCTCCTCCCACTACCCCTGAGTGGGTGAAGTTCTGCAAGCAGATGTTTGGCGGGTTCTCCATGCTGCTGTGGACTGGCgctctcctctgcttcctggcCTACGGAATCCAGGCAGCCATGGAGGATGAGCCGGCCAATGATAAC TTGTACCTGGGTGTCGTACTCTCTGCTGTTGTCATTGTTACTGGCTGTTTCTCATACTACCAAGAGGCCAAGAGCTCAAAGATCATGGACTCCTTTAAGAACCTGGTCCCACAG CAAGCCCTGGTTGTCCGTGACGGTGAGAAGATGAACATCAACGCTCAACAAGTGGTGGTTGGAGATCTGGTGGAGGTGAAAGGTGGAGATAGGATTCCCGCCGATTTGAGAATCATCTCTGCCAGCGGTTGCAAA GTGGACAACTCCTCCCTCACTGGTGAATCGGAGCCCCAGACACGTACTCCGGACTACTCCAATGACAACCCCCTGGAGACAAGGAACATTGCCTTCTTCTCTACCAACTGTGTTGAAG GAACTGCCAGAGGTATTGTCATCAACACTGGTGACCGCACTGTTATGGGTCGTATTGCTACCCTCGCCTCTGGCCTGGAAGTCGGACGTACCCCGATCTCTATTGAAATTGAGCACTTTATCCACATCATCACCGGTGTGGCCGTCTTCCTGGGCATGTCTTTCTTTGTCCTGTCCCTCATCCTCGGATACTCTTGGCTGGAAGCTGTCATCTTCCTCATCGGAATCATTGTCGCTAACGTGCCTGAGGGTCTCCTGGCCACTGTAACT GTGTGTTTAACTCTGACTGCCAAACGTATGGCCAAGAAGAACTGCCTGGTGAAGAATCTCGAAGCTGTTGAGACCTTGGGCTCCACCTCCACCATTTGCTCTGACAAGACCGGAACCCTGACTCAGAACAGAATGACCGTGGCTCACATGTGGTTCGACAACCAGATCCATGAGGCTGACACCACAGAGAACCAGAGCGGTACCTCCTTCGACAGGAGCTCTGCCACCTGGGCTGCCCTGGCTAGAGTCGCTGGCCTGTGTAACCGTGCCGTCTTCCTGGCAGAACAGAGCGGTATTCCTATCCTTAAA AGAGATGTGGCTGGTGATGCCTCAGAGTCTGCCCTGCTGAAATGTATTGAGCTGTGCTGTGGGTCTGTGCAAGGCATGAGAGACCAGTACACCAAGGTTGCTGAAATCCCATTCAACTCCACCAACAAATACCAG CTCTCCGTTCACCTAAACAAGAATGAGGGTGAGTCCAAGCATCTGCTGGTGATGAAGGGAGCCCCTGAGAGGATCCTGGACCGCTGCTCCACCATTTTGATCCAGGGCAAAGAACAGCCTCTGGATGATGAGATGAAGGACTCTTTCCAGAACGCCTACATGGAACTGGGTGGTCTGGGAGAGCGAGTGCTGG GGTTCTGTCATTTCCAGCTCCCTGATGACCAGTTCGCTGAGGGCTTCCAGTTTGATTGTGAAGAGGTGAACTTCCCAACTGAGAATCTGTGCTTCGTTGGCCTAATGTCCATGATAGACCCTCCCCGTGCTGCTGTGCCTGATGCTGTAGGAAAGTGCAGGAGTGCTGGAATCAAG GTTATCATGGTCACTGGTGATCATCCTATCACTGCTAAGGCCATTGCCAAGGGTGTGGGAATCATATCTGAAGGAAACGAGACTGTTGAGGACATTGCTGCTCGTCTGAACATTCCAGTCAATGAAGTTGACCCTAG GGATGCCAAGGCCTGTGTGGTCCATGGCGGTGACCTCAAGGACCTGAGCGCTGAACAGTTGGACGACATCCTGAAATATCACACAGAGATTGTGTTTGCCAGAACCTCTCCTCAGCAGAAGCTGATTATCGTGGAGGGCTGCCAGCGCCAG GGTGCTATTGTGGCTGTGACAGGTGATGGTGTGAACGATTCTCCTGCTCTGAAGAAGGCTGACATCGGTGTTGCTATGGGGATCTCTGGATCTGACGTCTCCAAGCAGGCTGCAGACATGATCCTCCTGGATGACAACTTTGCCTCCATCGTGACTGGTGTTGAAGAAG GCCGTCTGATTTTTGACAACTTGAAGAAGTCCATCGCCTACACCCTGACCAGTAATATTCCAGAAATCACACCCTTCCTCTTCTTCATCATCGCCAACATTCCACTGCCCCTAGGGACCGTCACCATCCTCTGTATCGACTTGGGAACTGACATG GTCCCCGCCATCTCCCTGGCCTACGAAGCTGCTGAGAGTGACATCATGAAGAGACAGCCCAGAAACTCCAAAACAGACAAACTGGTGAATGAAAGACTTATCAGCATAGCCTACGGTCAAATCG GTATGATCCAGGCTTTGGCTGGGTTCTTCACATACTTTGTGATCCTTGCTGAGAATGGGTTCTTACCCTCCAGACTGCTAGGTATTCGTGTGGACTGGGACAACAAATTTTGCAACGACCTGGAGGATAGCTATGGCCAGCAGTGG ACTTATGAACAGAGAAAGATTGTGGAGTTCACCTGCCACACAGCATTCTTCGCCAGTATCGTGGTTGTACAGTGGGCTGATTTGATCATCTGTAAGACCAGGAGGAACTCAGTCTTCCAACAAGGAATGAG GAACAAGATTCTCATCTTTGGCCTGTTTGAGGAGACCGCCCTGGCCGCCttcctgtcctactgtcctggAATGGGCATCGCCCTCAGAATGTACCCACTCAA ACCCAGCTGGTGGTTCTGCGCCTTCCCatactctctcctcatctttattTATGATGAAATCCGAAAACTGATCATCCGACGCAGCCCAGGAG GTTGGGTGGAGAGGGAGACGTACTACTAG